The Chroogloeocystis siderophila 5.2 s.c.1 DNA segment TGGGGGTAGCCCTGCGGTACAATAGCTCCGTGCCAGGTTCATCTAAATTCCTTCTCTATTTATAGAGGAGGTTTTGTATATATATATACTTTTATTTACTACTCATTTCCAGCATTTTTTGAATAGGTTTCAAAGCTGCTAAGCGTGTTGATTCTGCAAGGTTGATTTGTGGGGTACGGTTTCTCATTGCCCAATACAGTTTTTCTAAAGTGTTTAAACGCATAAAAGGACACTCGTTACAAGCACAGCTACTGACGGGAGGCGCAGGAATAAATATTTTACCTGGCTGTTGCTTTTGCATTTGGTGAATAATACCTGGTTCGGTAGCTACGATGAAAGCTTGTGCATGACTTTGCTGACAGTATTTAAGGAGAGCAGTTGTAGAACCAATATAATGAGCATGACGGAGGACAGCACTTTCACATTCGGGATGCGCAATGACTTCAGCCTCTGGATGTTCGGCTTTTAGTTGTATTATTTTGCGTTCTGAGAATGTTTCATGTACGATACAACTGCCTTGCCAAAGTAGCAAGTCTCTCCCAGTCTGCTGGATTACATATTGTCCGAGGTTACGATCTGGAGCAAAGATGATTGGTTGATTTTCTGGAATTTGACGTACAATTTCAACTGCATTAGAACTAGTACAAATAATGTCGCTCATTGCCTTAATTTCGGCAGTGCAGTTGATGTAGGAAATTACTAAATGCTCTGGATGCGCTGCTTTGAAAGCTGCAAATGCTTCGGGTGGACAACTATCAGCTAAAGAACATCCTGCGGCTAAATCAGGTAGAAGCACAAGCTTGTCATGATTAAGAATTTTAGCCGTTTCTGCCATGAAATGTACACCGGCGAAGACAATGACATCAGCATCTGTGCTGGCTGCTTGACGAGAAAGCCCTAGCGAGTCACCAATATAGTCAGCAATATCTTGAATGTCTGGCTCTTGGTAGTAATGTGCCAGAATGACAGCATTCATCTCTTCCTTTAATTCTTGAATTGCTGCAAATAAGTCAATTGGTGATTTCGTTGCGGCTAGTGCAGTTGTAAACACAGTTAAGAATTGCCTAGATTAATAAGTCGTAGTCTTCTTAATTATAGTAGTTTTTACCAAAATTTACTTTACTATGAGTTTTGATCAGGAGTGCAAACTCAACAGGTATATTTATGCCAAATACTAGAAAGCTTTTCTATCCTGGAAAAGGAAAGGAAAGGAAAATAGCATGACCAGTCAGATAATGTACGATCGCCTGATAAAAATTGCTGTAGTTGGAGATATTCACGACCAGTGGGAAGCTGAAGATGGCATTGCATTACAGCACTTAGATGTAGATTTGGTGCTATTTGTGGGCGATTTTGGTAACGAATCAGTAGAAGTTGTGCGGGCGATCGCTGCTTTAGAAATTCCCAAAGCTGCAGTTTTTGGCAATCATGATGCTTGGTATACTGCCACGGATTGGGGACGTAAGAAATGTCCTTACAACCGCGAACAAGAAGACTGGGTACAGCAGCAAATTGATTTACTAGGGGAAAGCCATGTTGGTTATCAAAAAT contains these protein-coding regions:
- the nadA gene encoding quinolinate synthase NadA, whose translation is MFTTALAATKSPIDLFAAIQELKEEMNAVILAHYYQEPDIQDIADYIGDSLGLSRQAASTDADVIVFAGVHFMAETAKILNHDKLVLLPDLAAGCSLADSCPPEAFAAFKAAHPEHLVISYINCTAEIKAMSDIICTSSNAVEIVRQIPENQPIIFAPDRNLGQYVIQQTGRDLLLWQGSCIVHETFSERKIIQLKAEHPEAEVIAHPECESAVLRHAHYIGSTTALLKYCQQSHAQAFIVATEPGIIHQMQKQQPGKIFIPAPPVSSCACNECPFMRLNTLEKLYWAMRNRTPQINLAESTRLAALKPIQKMLEMSSK